In Oncorhynchus nerka isolate Pitt River linkage group LG26, Oner_Uvic_2.0, whole genome shotgun sequence, one DNA window encodes the following:
- the LOC115110707 gene encoding LOW QUALITY PROTEIN: ectonucleotide pyrophosphatase/phosphodiesterase family member 7-like (The sequence of the model RefSeq protein was modified relative to this genomic sequence to represent the inferred CDS: inserted 1 base in 1 codon) produces MLFIDYSSAFNTIVPSKLIIKLGVLGLNPTLCNWVLDFLTGGRQEVKVGHNISTLLILNTGAPQGCMLSPLIDSLSSVSYPLCLWTVSLCLLFAASSSGVPLDRYSTKGQHKVLLVSFDGFRWDYDRDVDTPNLDTLAKDGVKARCVAPPYLTITSPTYFTLLTGRFFENHGVIHNMWFNITTSEKLPYYATQFKNEWWDNGTLPIWITAQRQGLRAGSLHFPGTQSTYQGETQTVKEVEPRFYDYKNETKWQENVEKVMGTWFSEMDLDFVSLYFGXPDGTGHKYGPDSPERREMVKQVDRTVGYIRSLAEQNRLADSLNIIITADHGMSNVYRNGLVKEITLSRIPGFSFRDIAFHLVDFGPSGMLLPKKGMLDKVYNALKGAHPHLHVFKKEEMPKCLHFANNNCILPIILFSDPGYVINGFSTVQFNAGEHGFDNEEMDMKPIFRAVGPAFQKNLEVGPFETVNIYPLICHILGIKPDPNDGHLDATKHMLVFATEDLRQDIKSNIFVGLAAVAGFLVVFIVVVSFNAFKKEKNYRSSEKSVLPGGKEVTQTAL; encoded by the exons atgctgttcattgactatagctcagccttcaacaccatagtaccctccaagctcatcattaagcttggggtCCTGGgcctgaaccccaccctgtgcaactgggtcctggacttcctgacgggcggcCGCCAGGAGGTGAAGGTAGGacacaacatctccactttgctgatcctcaacacaggggccccacaagggtgcatgctcagccccctcat TGACAGTCTCAGCTCTGTGTCGTACCCACTATGTTTGTGGACAGTGAGTCTCTGCCTCCTGTTTGCCGCGTCCTCTTCAGGTGTACCGCTGGATAGATACAGCACCAAAGGTCAGCATAAAGTACTGCTCGTCTCCTTCGATGGCTTCAGGTGGGACTACGACCGCGATGTGGACACGCCAAATCTGGACACATTGGCCAAAGACGGGGTCAAGGCCAGATGTGTGGCCCCAccttacctcaccatcaccagtCCCACATATTTCACCCTCCTAACAG GGCGCTTCTTTGAAAACCATGGGGTGATCCACAACATGTGGTTCAACATCACCACCAGTGAGAAACTGCCTTACTATGCTACCCAGTTTAAAAATGAGTGGTGGGACAACGGCACTCTACCCATCTGGATCACAGCCCAGAGACAG GGCCTGAGGGCTGGCTCTCTTCACTTTCCTGGCACGCAATCCACCTACCAGGGAGAGACGCAGACAGTGAAGGAAGTGGAACCACGGTTTTATGACTACAAAAACGAGACAAAATGGCAAGAGAACGTAGAGAAGGTGATGGGCACCTGGTTCAGTGAGATGGACCTGGACTTTGTGTCACTGTATTTTG AGCCTGATGGCACAGGCCACAAATACGGGCCTGATTCCCCTGAGCGGAGGGAGATGGTCAAGCAGGTGGACAGAACAGTGGGCTACATCCGCAGCTTGGCTGAACAAAACAGACTTGCCGATagtctcaacatcatcatcaccgCTGACCATGGGATGAGCAATGTGTACCGCAACGGCTTGGTGAAGGAGATCACCCTTTCCAGGATCCCCGGATTCTCCTTCAGAGATATAGCCTTTCACCTGGTGGACTTTGGGCCCTCTGGGATGCTACTTCCCAAGAAGGGCATGCTGGATAAGGTCTACAACGCCCTGAAGGGGGCGCACCCTCACCTTCATGTCTTCAAGAAGGAGGAGATGCCCAAATGCCTTCACTTTGCTAATAACAACTGCATCCTACCCATCATTCTCTTCTCTGACCCTGGATATGTCATTAACGGG TTCTCCACAGTGCAGTTCAACGCGGGGGAGCATGGCTTTGACAACGAAGAAATGGACATGAAGCCCATCTTCAGGGCTGTGGGGCCAGCGTTCCAAAAGAACCTGGAGGTGGGCCCCTTTGAGACAGTGAACATATACCCCTTGATATGTCACATACTGGGCATCAAGCCTGATCCCAATGATGGCCACCTGGATGCCACAAAACACATGCTGGTCTTTGCCACAGAGG ACCTCCGTCAGGACATAAAATCAAATATCTTTGTTGGATTGGCAGCAGTGGCTGGATTTCTTGTGGTCTTCATAGTGGTTGTGTCATTTAATGCATTCAAGAAGGAGAAAAATTATAGAAG